Genomic segment of Sphingopyxis sp. QXT-31:
CGACGAGACGAAGGGGATGATCATCACGCCCATTACGATGCCCGCGGCGAGCGCGCTTTCGGTCGAGGCGTTGGGAATGCCCAGCATCACCGCGAACTCGCGCAGCGCCGGCGCGACGGTCAGCGCCGCGAAATAGCCATAGACCACCGTCGGCACCCCCGCGAGGATCTCGAGCAACGGCTTGACCCAGCGGCGCACGCGCGGCGCGGCATATTGGGTGAGGTAGACCGCGGTCATCATCCCGATGGGAATGGCGACGATCATCGCGATGATCGCGCCGATCAGGATCGTGCCCCAGAAGAGCGGGATGCCGCCGAAGGTGTCGTCCTGCGGCGCGCCGCTGGTCGGCGCCCAGTTCGTCCCGAACAGCAGCTCGGCCGGCGAGACGAGGCGGAAGAAGCGGATCGATTCGAAGAGCAAGGACAGCACGATGCCGAAGGTCGTCAGGATCGCGACCAGCGACGCGAGCAGCAGCACCAGCATCACGATCTTCTCGACCCGCGTGCGGGCGCGGAATTCGGGCTTGATCCGCGTGAAGGCGTAAAGCCCGCCCGCGAGCGCCAGCGCCAGCATCGCGCCGATGCCGATCCACGCATAGCGGTGCGTCGCATCGGCGTAGGGCGCGACCAGCGGCGCCGCGGCGGGGATGCGCACCGCCGCCTGCTGGCCCTGCGCGACGCTCCGTGCATCCGACAGGATCGCGCCGCGCTCGAAGCCGAAGGCGGGCAGGGTCCTTGCCGCGTCGCTCGCGAGCACGTCGTTGGTGATCAGCCCCGGCGATACCGCGCTCCACACCGCCAGGAACAAAGCGGCGGGGGCGAACAGCCACAGCGCGACATACCAGCCATGATATTGCGGGCGCGAATGCAGCTTGGCCTGCGCGCGACCCGCGAGCAGGTTCGACCGCGCGCGCCCGGCGATCCAGCCGATCAGCGCGAGCCCCGCGATCAGGAGCAACAAGGCGGCGGCGTTGAAGGTCACATTGTCCCCGTTATCGTCATGCCCGTGCCGACCCAAAGCGGGCGCGCGTGGCAGTTTCGTGACTATACACCAACTTCCGTTCGCCCTGAGCTTGTCGAAGGGCCGTTCTTTCTTGTCGGACGCCGCCAAAGAGAAGGACGGTGCTTCGACAAGCTCAGCACGAACGGGGAAGGGA
This window contains:
- the pstC gene encoding phosphate ABC transporter permease subunit PstC, with amino-acid sequence MTFNAAALLLLIAGLALIGWIAGRARSNLLAGRAQAKLHSRPQYHGWYVALWLFAPAALFLAVWSAVSPGLITNDVLASDAARTLPAFGFERGAILSDARSVAQGQQAAVRIPAAAPLVAPYADATHRYAWIGIGAMLALALAGGLYAFTRIKPEFRARTRVEKIVMLVLLLASLVAILTTFGIVLSLLFESIRFFRLVSPAELLFGTNWAPTSGAPQDDTFGGIPLFWGTILIGAIIAMIVAIPIGMMTAVYLTQYAAPRVRRWVKPLLEILAGVPTVVYGYFAALTVAPALREFAVMLGIPNASTESALAAGIVMGVMIIPFVSSMADDSINAVPQAMRDGSLALGATPNETIRQVLIPAALPGVMGGILLAVSRAIGETMIVVMAAGLSANMTANPFASVTTVTAQIVKLLTGDQEFDSAKTLAAFALGLVLFVVTLLLNIVALRIVKKYREAYD